GCCCGGTTATGATCCAGTTGAGCTGTTTGTAAATCCAAAAACATTCCAAATCCCACTAGAACCGGAGCGAATCAAAGGATCTCACGGTTTACCGCCAAAGGACGAAGGTGACTATGTATCACTTGTAGTAACAGGGAAAGATTTTGAACTTCCAGAAACATTAGAAGCGACCGAAGTCCATGACTTATTGTTACAACTTTCCAGAAAAAAAGAAGAGGTGAAAAAGTGACATATCAAACGGGTGTGTTATTTGTGGGGATGCTAGGGGCAGTTGCAACAACAACGATTTCCGGACTCTTTGCAGTCAATCAAAATCTAGCCCCATTAAGGGGAGTTATTTCTTCAGAGAAGGAATTTGAGACGCTGCAGCTAACTCCGCTTGACCAGATTGCTTTTGGTGGATGGGATATACAAAAAGATTCATTGATAGAAGCGGTAAAAAGACATGGCATCATTCAGGAACCTATTTTGCAGAAGATTGAAATGAATCTCAATGATGTTCCTGTTTGGCAAGCGCCACTGGCTAATGTGAATGATTTTGTCAAAGGAGTATATAAATTGAAAGGAGAGCCTGAGACTTTAGAGAGTGCAGTGGATAAGATCCAAGAAGACATCGAGGCATTTAGGAAAAAATATGATCTTGAGAGAATTGTTGTGATAAACACCGCTTCAACAGAAGAAAAAACAAAAACTCATTCATTATATCAATCATTAAAAGCATTTGAGACCGGGTTAAAGGAAAATTCACCGGATATTCGACCAGGTATGCTTTATGCTTATGCAGCAATGAAGGCAAAATGTGCTTATGTGAACTTTACGCCGAGTGTGACATCTGAGATACCGGCGCTGCAAAAGCTTGCAGAAACTCAGGGTGTCCCGACAGCAGGGAAAGATGGAAGGACAGGACAGACTTTATATAAACATGTTTTAGGGAAAATGTTCAAACAGCGAGGGTTGAATATTGTTGGTTGGTACAGCACGAATATCCTAGGGAATCAGGATGGTGCAATTTTGGATCATCCGAGGCATTCTTCAACAAAGATTGATTCAAAGTCCATTGGATTAGAACGTATATTAGGGTACAGTCATTTTGATCATAAAGTTAGGATTGATTACTTTCCTGTTCGAGGAGATAGAAAAGAAGCATGGGATACGGTTGACTTTGAAGGGTGGTTAGGTGAGAGGATGACAATGAAAATCAATTGGCTAGGCATTGATTCTATTTTAGCTGCTCCCCTTATAATTGACCTTTCCCGGTTTATGGATCATGCACTTCAGAAGGGGAAGACAGGAATAATGGAACATCTATCACTTTTCTTTAAATCCCCAATTGGAACAGATGAATATGCCCTTGATCAACAATACCAAATGTTATTGAAGTATGTGAAACATTTTGAATACAATGCTTAATCTCCTTGGTGGCCTTGACTATTTTGGAAGTCACAGCAAATAAGCTGTTTTCATTCATCCGTACTCATCTCCTATAAGTTCATTGTAAGAACTTAACCGACAAAACATCCAATACTCTTTGCAAAGGATATTCCTTTAGATGAAGGGCATGGGAAATACCGTAAATGGAAGGTGAATTTCCATTTCGTTTGGAATATGAAATTAAAGGGAAACAGAGTGTTATTCAAGATACTTTACTATGTGAATATGATGGTATTGGAATTAACGAGGGACAGGGTAAATATCGGGAATGGAAGAAGCATTTAGCCAGCGGAAAACAACAACTATTGTTGTTGAAGATTGATGATTCGAAAGAAATATATTATGATCCGGGTCCTGCTCAATATTATATGGATGATATGAATGAAGGAGTAACGTATATACATGGTTTTCCTAATGCAAGATATTTCGAAAAATATGAGGATGGAAGCACCATGGATGGTATTATACCTGCAGATGAATTACTTACTAAATACAATATTAAATTGATAAGTTGGGATTATACCCAACCAATAAAAAATAATTTTTCAACAACAAAAAAATAAGAGACGATATAGAATGTAACCACAATACGGCTAATCATCGTGTTGTGGTTCTTGTTTATTGATAGGTGCTTTCCGCCTTTGCATCACTTGCAACAAACCGTTCAGAAAAATGGATAGATTCGAACTTAACATTGATATTTTAGGAAATATCCATTTAGTATCCCAATACCTATACCTTGACCTCATTTACCCGAGGTAGATTGAAAGGAGTGTTTGAAAATGAATTTTGATACAACTGTACAAAAAATGGTAAGAAATCGACTACAGGATATTGGTTTCTTGACGGACAAAAAATATACTGATACAGATTCATGGAGATTTTCTCCCCAACATTTAAACAAATTATGTAAAAAAACGATGAAGGATTTCTGGTGGATACCTGTTAAGAATGTGGCTAGTGTAGAAGCCTGACGGATTGGTTACGTGCAAGAAGGACGGAGTCTTACATGATGTATGTGTCCAATATTTTTTGTAATACTTTTGTAAATACTTTCTTGTTGTGAATCTTTATATTTAAAGATATAAGAAGAAAATTTACGAGAGGAATGGCAAAGAGTTGAAAAAAAATCGAGTAATTATAGTAGGAACACTTTTGGGAATTATAACAAGTAGCATAGGAGTTGCGTATGCAGTATCCTTAACTCCTAATTCCATTTCAACTCCTGCAAATCAGGTAAAGAAAGTAGATAGTGTAACAATAGATTCCAAAAATATAAGGTCAGAGAATAATTTGTTACGTATTGATTTGAGGATTCCCCTTGTATATGGGCTCAAGGACAAGCATTTTGAAACAGAGTTAAACATTCGTCTTCTGGGGAATGCAATGAAATACAAAAGTAATATCGAAGACGAGATGAACCAACAATCCAAAGAAGGAAAGAATATCGGTCCAGAAGCTTTTTCAGGCGAGCTGATTATTGATCATCAGATTGCATCAACGGGTGATATTGTCTCTTTTGCTATGGAGACCTCCAAGTTTACTGGGGGAGCGAATGCTGAAAATTTTGTAGATACATATAACGTAAACACACTCCTATCTTATCAATTTCTCAGGAAGTCAATCAACGCTGTAACGTTAAAGGAGGATGACCTGACCAGATGTAGCTAATTTTTGACTTAGAAGTTGGGGTACGATCCGCTGTAAAAATTGCTCAACTGTTAGATATTGTGCTCGATACTTACGTTCTTGTTTAGAAAGCCCAATGGTACTTGAAAATAGACAACACTGAAGTTCCTTTGTCAAATGCGCTATCCTTCCTAGAAGCGCATTTTATGTTTTAGGAATATTGGTTACTCCTAGCTAGATAACAATGTGCTCAGACCCCACAAAGAAAAACTAAAACATTCATTACAAAGATTCCAAAAACTGCTATAGGTGTTTCGATGATACTTCTTATTAAAATAATAATTGTTAAGGCGTCAGTCTTTATAATCGTTATGCCAATTTTATTTAGTCAATATCATACAATAGAAGTTGAAAAATATATGCTACACTTACTTTCATAATAGTGAAAAGAGGTGTTCATATGATACAGGAAGAAAGAACAGTTTGCTTTGATCATGATTTACAAATTGAAGCCTATCATTTTCACGGAATCATGCAAAAATTCCCAAATCACTTCCATGAATATTATGTAATTGGGTATATAGAAAGTGGTCAAAGACGATTATCTTGCAAAAACAAAGAGTATGTTATAGGTAAAGGTGATCTAATATTTTTTAATCCTCTAGATAACCATGCTTGTGAACAGATTGACAACAAAACTTTACATTATCGTTGTTTGAATATTAAGCCTGAAGTTATGCGAAAAGTGACAAAAGAGATTGACGGAAAAGATTATCTTCCTCATTTCACGAATCCAGTAGCTTATCGAAGTGAACATACGATTTTATTGCATAATCTTCATCAGATGATTATGAACAAATCATCCAATTTTAAGAAGGAAGAAACGTTTTATTTCCTTATTGAACAATTAATTGAGGAATATGCCAAGACACCCAAAGAAAAAGAAGATGGAACGAACGAACAAAAAATCAGAAATATATGTGATTATCTGGAAGAACATTATAAAGAGCGTATTTCCTTAGATGATTTAGCAAGAATTTCAAATATGAATAAATATTCTTTGTTGCGTTCATTTACTCGATTTCGAGGAATTACCCCGTATCGGTATCTGCAAACAATACGTATCAATGAAGCAAAAAAACTATTGGAACAAGGAGTAAAGCCGCTAGACGCCGCCCTAAAAAGCGGTTTTGTAGATCAAAGCCATTTTAGCCATTTCTTCATGGAGTTTATCGGACTGACACCTGGACAATACCAAAATATTTTTATTGAACATGTTAAATAATTAACTACAGGAAAGGATTAGAGAATGAAAAACAAAAATACTGCTGGTCATTTATCAGCACTAATCACCATTTTGATTTGGGGTATAACATTTGTTTCTACAAAAACTTTATTAAATAACTTTTCTCCTATCGATATCCTATTTTTTCGTTTTGTAATAGGTTTTATGGTGTTAATAGTTGTATACCCATACCGGCTAAAAGTAACTAATAAAAAACATGAACTCACTTTTGCATGTGCTGGCTTATGTGGTGTCACTTTGTATTACCTTATAGAAAACATTGCCCTAACTTTTACAATGGCTTCTAATGTAGGAATAATAAGTTCCATTGTCCCATTTTTTACAGTTATTCTGTCATATCTGTTTTTAAAAGAGGAGCCATTACGGATCAATTTTTTCATTGGATTTGTTATTGCAATTACGGGTATCTCTCTCATCAGCCTTAACGGAACTTCCAATTTCCAGCTAAACCCATTGGGAGATTTATTAGCAGTACTGGCTACTCTAATTTGGGCTATTTATTCTGTATTGACTAGAAAAATCAGTAGTTACGGATATCATACGATTCAAACAACAAGAAGGATGTTTTTTTATGGAATTTTATTTATGCTCCCTGCTTTATTTTTGTTTAACTTTCAATTGAAACTGGAACGTTTTACAAATCCTGTTTCCTTATTCAATATATTATTCTTAGGTCTTGGTGCTTCTGCTCTTTGTTTTATAACATGGAATTATGCCGTTAAAGTGTTAGGGGTTGTTAAAACTAGTGTCTATATTTACGTAGTACCTATCGTTACATTAGTTACCTCTATCATTGTTTTACATGAACAAATAACATATCTGACTTCCTTTGGGACCATTCTTACATTAGCTGGACTTTTTATTTCAGAAAGTAAAATTAATTTAAAGAAAAAGCGAACTAGCAAATGAATAAAAAGTGCGTAATGGTAATTTATGCCGAATCTCCTATTGGATTGATTGCCAATACATCGGCTGTACTTGCTTTAACATTAGGGGATAAAATAGAGGGAATCATTGGATCAAGTGTAGTTGATGGTGAAGGGCATTCTCAGAAGGAATTACAAATACACCTAATCCCAATACAGCGGAACTTTGACTTAGCGTTTTTAACGAAAACAGCATTAAGACAAAAACCTGATTACATGATTTATGGTGAGGTTCGTGATAAAGCTGCTTATGATATGTTAAACGGTGCAAATACGGGACATAAGGTTTGGTCGACACTACATGCTCGTTCAGCTGAAAAGGCCGTTCAACGATTAGTAAACATGGTTTTCAAAGAGATTATCGAACTTATTGATTTTGAAAACGGAAAACCTATCTATAACACTCTCTTTAAATTTGTTGTTGAGGGGAAAAATCCCGATGGGACTATCCGTGGAAGACATTATAGAGTAGGGAAACTATCGCAGGACCGTGCGGAATTTCTAGTGGATGAATTTGCTTAGACGTTTCACTCAAAATCCTGAAGAGGCTCCAAAAATCAACTTTGGATTAGACAACTATTCCAAAAAGCAAACTTAATAAATGTTGACCGCTTTTCAGTTTAAAATAGTAGTAAAAGGAGCTATCCAAGTGAAGTTTTCAAAAGAAGAACTAGAAACAATCATAGATGGTAATCCAGTTGGCAGCTTTCATCCCTATAATTTGTACGAGTATGATTATGATCAAACCGATAAGTATATTAAGAGTGTAGTCGAATCGATACAAAAAATTAAGGGTTTATCTTTTGAAGTAGATTTTGATAGTCATGGAAGTGGATATGCATCATATGTAAGCGTATTTTGCTGGAAGAATGAGGAGAGTTTAGCACGACAAGCGGGTGGCCTCCGATATTATACCGGGATTAGGTTGTATATTTGTAGATTAGCACCAGTTGCAGTGTTCGGAAAAGGTCAAATCTCAATACATAGAAGTAATATAGGTCATGATTTTCTTACCATTAATCAAATCTATGAGATACCTGAAGGAAATTGGAAGAACGAAGTAGAGAATATTGTAAGGATACTAAAGGATTATTCTTATGAATTGTTAGATAAGGATTACTTGAAAGAAACACTTTGCTTTGAAGCCTATATTCCAACAATTTTAGTAGATAAGCCATACAAAGTTTACGATGCGCTCTTTTATTGGGAAGACTAGGGGGAGTTAAGACGATTCTTGATAATTGGAAGGGAGAACATTTTATTTTGATCTATTTCATTATAGGTACATTCCTACTTTTCTTGGTATTTACTGAAATAGCCAATCGATTAAAAAAGAAGCCATTATCTATCCTTATTTCTCAGAGAGAAGAGTCAGAAAGGCATATAAGTGCCGAAGAAAAGAAGAAAAAGATAAACAGCAGTTTTTCTGTAAGAGCGCAACGCGTAAATTGGCAGATTTCTAAGGGTTATCAACAGGGATGGTTTATCATAGGAACCATATCCGGATCTGTCGGATATGCGATATGTAGTAATGTTCTCGTTTTACTTGCAGGAATTACATTGGGAATTATGATTCCCTATATACTTCTTCGATCTAAAGAAGAAAAATTTGCAGACGAGCTTCCACTTAGAGCGGAACAAGCAATAAATGCAATTGAACAACAGATGCAAGCAGATATTCCTATCTTTCATGCTATAAAGGCAGCCATTCCATTTATGCAATCTCCTCTTAAAGAAGAGTATCAGAAAGCTATTAATAAGGTCGAGCAGGCAAGTATCCCATTAAAAAAAGCTTTGGAAGATATCCCACATCGATTAGATATTAATCAATTGGAGTATTTTCATATGATTGTTGAGATAGCTGAAGAAACGGAAGAAAAGGCAAGGGACATCGTTCGGGATGCTTCGGATATGCTAAGAAGGCAGCAAAAGCACACTGTACGATATCATAGAGAAGTTAATGGATCTAAAAAAGAAAGTTTGTATATGTTCTATCTCATTGTGGTAATGGTTGCTTCATTACACTTCATGTTGCCCGATAATAATCCAATGGCCGGGGGACCCATTCAAATGATTATGAATGTCGTTGTCATAGGAATCACCGGTTGGACAACCTGGACATATAGAAAGAAGCTACAAGCTAAAAATCTATTTTAATACTGATTTTTCTTGAAAAACTAACAAAATTATTATACAATATACGGTAATTGAATGAAATTTCTCATGGGTGCGTAGGCACAGTGAGGTCCAACCATAATTTCTACGGTATTGCTTTTTTAGCAAATTGGACTCACTGTGCTTTTTTGATTTCTAAAAAGGGGGAGAAGAAGTGAGCATAAATATTGGGGCTCTTTCTATTGCAACAGGAGCTGCTTTTTTTTGGGCCTTTTATCAAATTTACAATCCCACTTCTAAAAAACCAGCTAGTAATGATTTTATAAAATCAGAGTCGATGGCTAACAAAGAACGGGAGATTATATCAAAATCATCTGTTCACAAAATATTTTACCCGTTATATCAACGAATACAGCAAATAAATCCATTATCAAAAAATTCATATGAGCAGTTAAAATTTGAGTTAGAAAAGTCCGGGGAATTTAATACAAGGCCAGAAGATATACAGATCGCGCAAATTGCTAATGCCTGTATTTACCCACTTTTCTTTTTAATTTTGTCTTTGTTTATTGCTGGGAACTATAAACCATTTTTTATTAGTTTTGGAGTTTTGGCAGGCTACTACATGTATCGAGCACCTATAAGAAATTTAAAACAAAAAAAAGCAAAGTTTGAGGAAAATAAAATACAGGACTTCACTCGTTTTGTCACGATCTATTTAATGCAGTCTTCCGGTAACAAAACAGTCTATGATGCTTTAACTGATGTAAACCCGTCCTCTTTTCTTTTAAACCCATGCTTTGTTGCAAATGATTTAATTTCTCTATTTCATAGCACTTTCCAACTCAATGATCTCATATCCATCTGCAACCAAACAAGAGAAAACAGGGGGAAATGAGAAAAGTGGCTAAGAAAACTACTCAAGAAACTAAAAGGCTTTTCTAGAAGCTTACTGAAGAAGCTCGCCATGAGTTTGAAGTTGAGAAAGCAGAACAAGCGGCGGCACCAGCTGCCAATCCTATTTGGCTCTTTCGATTTCCTGTAACACCGCCAATTTCTCTTGCGCACTCCATTTTTTATGCATGAAAAAACTCCCCTTAGAGCAGCAGATTTTATTATTTCACCTGTCTACTTTAAGGAAGCTTATCATCCTTCCTCACTGTTTTCAATAAACTATCCTTCAAATCATTGGAAAGATAGTTTTTCGGACGGTCTTTTACCTATTACATACAGTAATCTATTCCTGTAAGCTCCTTCAAAGCAGGTTCGCCTTCCCGCCAAAATGGGTTATTTGGGTAGCCGAGCCTACGCAAATGAGCAGGAGGTATTGCGGAAGTTCAAAAAATGGGATTCGAATTGTAAAAGAGAAAGCAGGTAAAGAAGAACTATTCGTGATCTGGACACACCGTGGAATTATGGATCTTCCCTGGATTTAGGGAGACTCTGAGAGCTTTATGTGGGATTGGATTTAGAAATTAAAATTCAGGTGTGCCGATCCGAGGCGTGAGATTTGTGAAAATAATATGGTCAATTCTGTTGGTGACAGGTCGAGATCTCGCTGTATCCAGAAGTGAATGGTTCCCACATAGGCAGAGGCAAGGTAGGCAAATAAATATTGCTGTTTGACGGGGATCTCACTCAAGTTTTCGGTTTTGAAATAGCGATATGAACCATGAAACTGCTCACGTATTAATTGGGTCAATCGAGATCCGAAGGACGTGTCTCCATTTGGTCTCATGAATACCTGAAAGAATCGTTTGTGTTCAACCACGTATTCAAAGGGGCGAACATAGCCATAAGGTGGCGGGGGACCAAAAGGCTCTTTCCGATCGATGTCGTGACCAAGCTTTTTAATTATTGAATAGAAGCCTTCCAGTATTTCGTTCTTAAATTGTTCAACAAAATCTTGTATATCCTGATAATGCAAATAAAAGGTGCCCCTGTTCAAACCAGCTCTATCGGTCAGTTCTTTTACGGTAATGTTGTCTATACCGTTTTCTAACGCCAGATCAAGAAACACTTCGCGTAACAGTTGACGAGTCCTGAGAATTCGGCGATCAATTCTATTTGTCATATTATTTTCCTCCAAAATTTCAGTAACTTACTGATCATTTTTCTAGTTGCCGTTGATTAATGAACACAAGGATAGCGGATGAACATTGGATATCCGAGTCAATCAATTATAATTTTATTATCAATGTTAATCAACACCTTGTTCATTATATCAATATGAATTGGAGAGAGGTACATGTTTAAAAGAGACGCATCTGCTGCAACTTCAAATATGAATACTGTAGTTACGTTAAATCGTAAATCGTTTATTTATGCCATGATTGCAATTATTCCTGGCATGATGATGGTTATGCTCAATAGTACAGCGATGAATGTAGCTATTCCAAGCCTGACACAGGATTTTCAGGTTTCATTTGAGACATTACAGTGGGTCATCAACGGTTATATGCTGGCGATGGCAGCTACCGTTCCAATATCAGGGTGGTTTTCTGACAGAATTGGCGCAGGCCGGGCTTATTTAATGACGATTATGTTATTTATCTTTGGTTCACTGCTATGCTCGATGGCACAAAATTCGGAACAGCTTATCGCTTTCCGTATCATTCAGGGACTGGGTGGGGGGATGGTTCAGCCGATTGGCATGGCAATGATTTATAGGCTGGCGCCTCCAGACAAAAAAGGACAGATTATGGGGATGATTGGTATACCTATGCTGATTGCACCAGCAACAGGACCGATTTTATCCGGTTGGTTTCTTGAGGCTATGGGTTGGCAATGGATCTTTCTGATCAATCTTCCGATCGGAACGATTGCTGTTTGGCTTGGCTTGCGCCATCTGTGTAAACATGTACATCTTCAAAAAACTCACAATAAACAGCAGCCGTTTGATCGACTTGGGGCTATGTTAGCACCAACAGCTTTTGTACTTCTTGCTTTGAGTATAAATCAGCATAGTACCAATAAGTGGGGATCCATTCTGATGGGGGGGACAGGAACTTTATTGCTGATTTGGTTGTGTATCCATGAGCTCCGTCATGAAAACCCTATTCTAGAATTAAGGGCATTTCGTGCCTATCGCTTTCGCAGGGGCATGATTGTCAGTACAATTCAATATGCAGCTCTAAATGGATCGCTAGTATTTATTCCGATATTTTTGCAAAAATATCGTTCTTACAGCCCTTTCGATGCGGGAATAATTATGAGCATGCTTGCTATAACCTCTGGTTTGTTGATGCCAGTAGGTGGGAAAATATACGACCGCTTCGGGATCCGGCTATTAGCTTGCTCTGGTATGGGAACGATTGCTGTGGCTTTATTACTACTTTCCCGGATAAGTGACATAACACATTATCTACAAATTGCAGGAATAGTCGGTTTGCTTGGGATTGGAATGGGATTATGCATGATGTCATTAAACACATATATTCTACAATCAGCTCCGGCTTCGATGATCAGTAGAATCACACCTTTAACTGCAGCAGGAGCTAATCTAATCATACCGGTGGCGATTGCCTGCTTGAGTAACTTTCAAGCAATGCGTACCTTTAGTCATACAGTAAATGAATATAAGGATAATCCGGTTGCTGCTGAAATGATTGCTTATTCTGACACCTTTTTACTGACAGCATGCTTTGCTTTAGGCGGAGCATTTGTCAGTCTGCTGTTGAAGCCACCTCAAGATCCTACCTAACGAGTCACTATTATGACCATTAGGGATGGAAACATTATGAATCGATTGAAAAATGGAAAAGGAAACAAAAGCAGATATGATTCTACCATATTAGTTACGTGTATGACGAAGTTGCTCCATATACAGTTTCTGAAAGTAGTCCTTATTTAGGGCAGTCTATTTTGCAATATTATAAAAATAAGGATTGGATATTGAAAAAACTAAATTCGGACATGCCGGTTGTTCACGTTCGTAACAAGGAAAATAAAATATTTTCTTATGCACCTGTTCTTCTTAAAAAAGAATGTTCGTTATATAGTTTTCATCTGAAGCAGCAAATGCTTGAAACGGTGTTAAAATGGTTTGACTAACTAAGCTGAGTAAAAGTACAAATGTAAGTAATCTAAAATTCACTTTCCAAATCCCGCCAATTTAATAGTTCCGTTATATTATAAGATCGTTAACAATTAATGTAAATAAAAGGATAATAAAGTAATTCATATAATCGTAAAATATTGATTTGGTGGACCAATCTTTTTAACTGATTTTGGTCTGTTTGATTGCACAAGATTACCTTATAAACAACCGGATTAAGTCTAAAATTATCTTTGTCAATTTTGGATGATTCTATATCCAATTTGGTTAAAATCGTTTACTAAATTACACCTATTTACTTCTTGAAATGGTCTAGATTAGAGACCTTAACATTTATAATTTGATTCTAGAATTTTCATAGATCGTATTGTCTTTTTTGTTTTTTTCAAGATGTAAGATCATAAAACTATAAATGCTAGAGGAGGATATTTTTTATGAGTGAACAACATATTTTTTGGACGAGTGATCCTTTAGACTTTGTAAAACAAGCAAAAAAGAGCAAAGAGATATTACAAGCAGTAGTTTAGAAAATTGAATCAAAAGATATCCCTTTAAGACTAGAAGGAGAAACGAAAATTGAACGAAGAGAAATTGTTCACTTAGACCTTGGTGGTGTTAAGGCGACTTGCTCAGATGAAGGGTTTTCTGAACATGATTTTATTTCATTGAAGGGATTCGTTAGGCATACCGATAACGTTATTGTTTTAGATGTAATTCAAGGTGATTCTCCAGATGAATTTATTGTAATTGTTTCTCGGAAAAAAGCAGAAACCATTCTAGCTGAATTTATTACCTCATTCCAAACTACGAAGAAGGGAGGAATGAGGTTTTTTACTACAATAAACAACTGGAGGATTTATTTTGGAATCATTGAATTGGTTGGATCAATTGGAACCCTCGAACGAGGCAGAATGGTTAGTATCGGAACTAAAGCAGGGTGGAAATGTAGATCAAAACTACCTTTTTTTAAACTTAATCTCTAAAAATCTGCGTTATTTCATTTACCAAATTAAAAACGAAACTTTTGTGATGGAATCTATAGGATTGATGCTCTTCACTAGAAAAATCAACGATATAAAAAAGCCCCCTCTGATACAGGTTATGATATTTCACCTGTCTATCTGGAGGGGAGCATATATTTTTTTTATTTTTTAGGGTTGCGTTCTTTACATTTACAGTTTTCATCGTCCTCATGACAACATTGGGTGAATGAATCGTCCCGGCATACACCTCGAATAGGGATGCATGGATCAAAATCGTGGTTTTTGAGTACTTCGTATGGTCGCATCATATCATGATCTTCATGTTCAAGGATATGGCAATGCCAAACATAAGTTCCGGTAAACGGCCCAAAACGTGCAATGATACGGGTAACTTCACCAGGGTTTGCACGTACCGTATCTTTCCAACCCATTTCATTCGGATCAGGTTCCTTTGCTTTT
The nucleotide sequence above comes from Brevibacillus laterosporus LMG 15441. Encoded proteins:
- a CDS encoding ATPase, T2SS/T4P/T4SS family, which gives rise to MNKKCVMVIYAESPIGLIANTSAVLALTLGDKIEGIIGSSVVDGEGHSQKELQIHLIPIQRNFDLAFLTKTALRQKPDYMIYGEVRDKAAYDMLNGANTGHKVWSTLHARSAEKAVQRLVNMVFKEIIELIDFENGKPIYNTLFKFVVEGKNPDGTIRGRHYRVGKLSQDRAEFLVDEFA
- a CDS encoding PdaC/SigV domain-containing protein; the protein is MKKNRVIIVGTLLGIITSSIGVAYAVSLTPNSISTPANQVKKVDSVTIDSKNIRSENNLLRIDLRIPLVYGLKDKHFETELNIRLLGNAMKYKSNIEDEMNQQSKEGKNIGPEAFSGELIIDHQIASTGDIVSFAMETSKFTGGANAENFVDTYNVNTLLSYQFLRKSINAVTLKEDDLTRCS
- a CDS encoding AraC family ligand binding domain-containing protein, with translation MIQEERTVCFDHDLQIEAYHFHGIMQKFPNHFHEYYVIGYIESGQRRLSCKNKEYVIGKGDLIFFNPLDNHACEQIDNKTLHYRCLNIKPEVMRKVTKEIDGKDYLPHFTNPVAYRSEHTILLHNLHQMIMNKSSNFKKEETFYFLIEQLIEEYAKTPKEKEDGTNEQKIRNICDYLEEHYKERISLDDLARISNMNKYSLLRSFTRFRGITPYRYLQTIRINEAKKLLEQGVKPLDAALKSGFVDQSHFSHFFMEFIGLTPGQYQNIFIEHVK
- a CDS encoding inositol-3-phosphate synthase — its product is MTYQTGVLFVGMLGAVATTTISGLFAVNQNLAPLRGVISSEKEFETLQLTPLDQIAFGGWDIQKDSLIEAVKRHGIIQEPILQKIEMNLNDVPVWQAPLANVNDFVKGVYKLKGEPETLESAVDKIQEDIEAFRKKYDLERIVVINTASTEEKTKTHSLYQSLKAFETGLKENSPDIRPGMLYAYAAMKAKCAYVNFTPSVTSEIPALQKLAETQGVPTAGKDGRTGQTLYKHVLGKMFKQRGLNIVGWYSTNILGNQDGAILDHPRHSSTKIDSKSIGLERILGYSHFDHKVRIDYFPVRGDRKEAWDTVDFEGWLGERMTMKINWLGIDSILAAPLIIDLSRFMDHALQKGKTGIMEHLSLFFKSPIGTDEYALDQQYQMLLKYVKHFEYNA
- a CDS encoding TetR/AcrR family transcriptional regulator — its product is MTNRIDRRILRTRQLLREVFLDLALENGIDNITVKELTDRAGLNRGTFYLHYQDIQDFVEQFKNEILEGFYSIIKKLGHDIDRKEPFGPPPPYGYVRPFEYVVEHKRFFQVFMRPNGDTSFGSRLTQLIREQFHGSYRYFKTENLSEIPVKQQYLFAYLASAYVGTIHFWIQRDLDLSPTELTILFSQISRLGSAHLNFNF
- a CDS encoding type II secretion system F family protein, whose translation is MIYFIIGTFLLFLVFTEIANRLKKKPLSILISQREESERHISAEEKKKKINSSFSVRAQRVNWQISKGYQQGWFIIGTISGSVGYAICSNVLVLLAGITLGIMIPYILLRSKEEKFADELPLRAEQAINAIEQQMQADIPIFHAIKAAIPFMQSPLKEEYQKAINKVEQASIPLKKALEDIPHRLDINQLEYFHMIVEIAEETEEKARDIVRDASDMLRRQQKHTVRYHREVNGSKKESLYMFYLIVVMVASLHFMLPDNNPMAGGPIQMIMNVVVIGITGWTTWTYRKKLQAKNLF
- a CDS encoding DMT family transporter; translated protein: MKNKNTAGHLSALITILIWGITFVSTKTLLNNFSPIDILFFRFVIGFMVLIVVYPYRLKVTNKKHELTFACAGLCGVTLYYLIENIALTFTMASNVGIISSIVPFFTVILSYLFLKEEPLRINFFIGFVIAITGISLISLNGTSNFQLNPLGDLLAVLATLIWAIYSVLTRKISSYGYHTIQTTRRMFFYGILFMLPALFLFNFQLKLERFTNPVSLFNILFLGLGASALCFITWNYAVKVLGVVKTSVYIYVVPIVTLVTSIIVLHEQITYLTSFGTILTLAGLFISESKINLKKKRTSK
- a CDS encoding MDR family MFS transporter; this translates as MFKRDASAATSNMNTVVTLNRKSFIYAMIAIIPGMMMVMLNSTAMNVAIPSLTQDFQVSFETLQWVINGYMLAMAATVPISGWFSDRIGAGRAYLMTIMLFIFGSLLCSMAQNSEQLIAFRIIQGLGGGMVQPIGMAMIYRLAPPDKKGQIMGMIGIPMLIAPATGPILSGWFLEAMGWQWIFLINLPIGTIAVWLGLRHLCKHVHLQKTHNKQQPFDRLGAMLAPTAFVLLALSINQHSTNKWGSILMGGTGTLLLIWLCIHELRHENPILELRAFRAYRFRRGMIVSTIQYAALNGSLVFIPIFLQKYRSYSPFDAGIIMSMLAITSGLLMPVGGKIYDRFGIRLLACSGMGTIAVALLLLSRISDITHYLQIAGIVGLLGIGMGLCMMSLNTYILQSAPASMISRITPLTAAGANLIIPVAIACLSNFQAMRTFSHTVNEYKDNPVAAEMIAYSDTFLLTACFALGGAFVSLLLKPPQDPT